One part of the Paroedura picta isolate Pp20150507F chromosome 5, Ppicta_v3.0, whole genome shotgun sequence genome encodes these proteins:
- the WASHC3 gene encoding WASH complex subunit 3: MDEDGLPLVGSGIDLTKVPAIQQKRTVAFLNQFVVHTVQFLNRFSTVCEEKLLALSLRIQQIETMLNILDAKLSSVPGLEDVKCEVANTGVNSVMNGPISQASTDPQSVNVSPQSEQGSVPETEQLKSEDSAENVPTVAKDPRYARYLKMVQVGVPVMAIRNKMVSEGLNPDLLETPDAAVPAWGGEANADGSSDSESSFSD; encoded by the exons GGCTCCGGCATCGATCTGACTAAG GTTCCAGCCATACAGCAGAAAAGAACAGTGGCCTTTCTAAACCAGTTTGTGGTTCACACAGTTCAGTTTCTTAACAGATTTTCTACAGTTTGTGAAGAG AAATTGTTGGCGCTCTCCCTCCGAATTCAGCAAATTGAAACTATGCTCAACATTCTAGATGCAAAG CTGTCCTCTGTGCCAGGGCTGGAAGATGTCAAGTGTGAGGTGGCCAACACCGGTGTCAACAGTGTTATGAATGGCCCCATCTCACAAGCCTCAACAGATCCCCAGTCAGTCAACGTGTCTCCTCAGTCAGAG CAGGGCAGTGTGCCAGAGACTGAACAGCTGAAGTCAGAAGACTCAGCTGAGAATGTCCCAACTGTAGCCAAGGATCCACGCTATGCCAGATACCTCAAAATGGTTCAAGTG GGCGTCCCTGTAATGGCAATAAGAAACAAAATGGTTTCTGAAGGATTAAACCCTGATCTTCTTGA GACACCAGATGCTGCAGTGCCTGCGTGGGGAGGAGAGGCAAACGCAGATGGAAGTTCAGATAGTGAATCCTCGTTTAGTGACTAA